A window of the Mus pahari chromosome 1, PAHARI_EIJ_v1.1, whole genome shotgun sequence genome harbors these coding sequences:
- the Ccdc85b gene encoding coiled-coil domain-containing protein 85B isoform X1, translated as MEAEAGGLEELTDEEMAALGKEELVRRLRREEAARLAALVQRGRLMQEVNRQLQGHLGEIRELKQLNRRLQAENRELRDLCCFLDSERQRGRRAARQWQLFGTQASRAVREDLGGCWQKLAELEGRQEELLRENLALKELCLALGEEWGPRGGPGGAVGSGAGPTPELALPPCGPRDLGDGSSSTGSVGSPDQLPLACSPDD; from the coding sequence ATGGAGGCCGAAGCAGGCGGCCTGGAGGAGCTGACGGACGAGGAGATGGCGGCGCTGGGTAAGGAGGAGCTGGTGCGGCGCCTGCGGCGGGAGGAGGCGGCGCGCCTGGCAGCGCTGGTGCAGCGCGGCCGTCTGATGCAGGAGGTGAATCGGCAGCTGCAGGGTCACCTGGGCGAGATCCGTGAGCTCAAACAGCTCAACCGGCGCCTGCAGGCGGAGAACCGGGAGCTGCGGGACCTCTGCTGCTTCCTGGACTCGGAGCGCCAACGAGGACGGCGTGCGGCGCGCCAGTGGCAGCTCTTTGGAACCCAAGCATCCCGGGCGGTGCGCGAGGACCTGGGTGGCTGTTGGCAGAAGCTAGCGGAGCTGGAAGGCCGCCAGGAGGAGCTGCTGCGGGAAAATCTGGCCCTTAAGGAGCTTTGCTTAGCACTGGGCGAAGAGTGGGGCCCCCGAGGTGGCCCCGGCGGCGCAGTGGGCTCAGGTGCTGGGCCCACACCCGAGCTCGCCCTGCCACCGTGCGGGCCCCGCGACCTAGGCGATGGAAGTTCCAGCACTGGCAGTGTGGGCAGCCCGGATCAGTTGCCCCTAGCCTGCTCCCCTGATGACTGA
- the Fibp gene encoding acidic fibroblast growth factor intracellular-binding protein isoform X2: protein MTSELDIFVGNTTLIDEDVYRLWLDGYSVNDAVARRVRAGILEQTGATTGVLQSDTMDHYRTFHMLERLLHAPPKLLHQLIFQIPPSRQALLIERYYTFDEAFVREVLGKKLSKGTKKDLDDISTKTGITLKSCRRQFDNFKRVFKVVEEMRGSLVDNIQQHFLLSDRLARDYAAIVFFANNRFETGKKKLQYLSFGDFAFCAELMIQNWTLGAVDSQVDDMDVDLDKEFLQDLKELKALVADKDLLDLHKSLVCTALRGKLGVFSEMETNFKNLSRGLVNVAAKLTHNKDVRDIFVDLVEKFVEPCRSDHWPLSDVRLFLNQYSASVHSLDGFRHQALWDRYMGTLRGCLLRLYHD, encoded by the exons ATGACCAGCGAACTAGACATTTTCGTGGGGAACACGACCCTTATAGATGAAGACGTGTATCGCCTCTGGCTGGATGGTTACTCGG TGAACGATGCAGTGGCTCGGCGAGTACGCGCCGGCATCTTGGAGCAGACAGGAGCCACCACAGGAGTGCTGCAGAGCGACACCATGGACCACTACCGCACCTTTCACATGCTTGAGCGTCTGCTGCACGCACCGCCTAAACTACTGCACCAGCTAATCTTCCAGATTCCCCCCTCCCGACAGGCACTCCTCATCGAGAG GTACTACACCTTTGACGAGGCCTTTGTTCGGGAGGTCTTGGGCAAGAAGCTGTCCAAGGGTACCAAGAAGGACCTGGATGACATCAGCACCAAAACAGGAATTACTCTCAAGAGCTGCCGGAGGCAG TTTGACAACTTTAAACGCGTCTTCAAGGTGGTGGAAGAAATGCGGGGCTCCCTGGTGGATAACATTCAGCAGCACTTCCTTCTCTCTGACAGATTAGCCAG GGATTACGCAGCCATCGTCTTTTTTGCCAACAACCGCtttgaaacaggaaagaaaaagctgCAGTACCTGAGCTTTGGCGACTTTGCCTTCTGTGCGGAGCTTATGATCCAGAACTGGACCCTTGGAGCCGTCG ACTCTCAGGTGGACGACATGGATGTGGACTTAGATAAGGAGTTTCTCCAAGACTTGAAGGAGCTCAAGGCTCTAGTAGCTGACAAGGACCTCCTAGACTTGCACAAGAG CCTGGTGTGCACTGCGCTCCGGGGAAAGCTGGGTGTCTTCTCTGAGATGGAAACCAACTTCAAG AATCTGTCCCGGGGGCTGGTGAATGTGGCTGCCAAGCTGACCCACAATAAGGATGTTAGAGACATATTTGTGGACCTCGTGGAGAAG TTTGTGGAACCCTGCCGCTCTGACCACTGGCCACTGAGTGACGTGCGGCTCTTCCTCAACCAGTATTCAGCATCTGTCCACTCCCTGGATGGCTTCCG GCACCAGGCCCTCTGGGACCGATACATGGGCACCCTCCGTGGCTGCCTTCTGCGCCTCTACCATGATTAA
- the Ccdc85b gene encoding coiled-coil domain-containing protein 85B isoform X2, translating to MEAEAGGLEELTDEEMAALGGEPGAAGPLLLPGLGAPTRTACGAPVAALWNPSIPGGARGPGWLLAEASGAGRPPGGAAAGKSGP from the exons ATGGAGGCCGAAGCAGGCGGCCTGGAGGAGCTGACGGACGAGGAGATGGCGGCGCTGG GCGGAGAACCGGGAGCTGCGGGACCTCTGCTGCTTCCTGGACTCGGAGCGCCAACGAGGACGGCGTGCGGCGCGCCAGTGGCAGCTCTTTGGAACCCAAGCATCCCGGGCGGTGCGCGAGGACCTGGGTGGCTGTTGGCAGAAGCTAGCGGAGCTGGAAGGCCGCCAGGAGGAGCTGCTGCGGGAAAATCTGGCCCTTAA
- the Fibp gene encoding acidic fibroblast growth factor intracellular-binding protein isoform X1 has product MTSELDIFVGNTTLIDEDVYRLWLDGYSVNDAVARRVRAGILEQTGATTGVLQSDTMDHYRTFHMLERLLHAPPKLLHQLIFQIPPSRQALLIERYYTFDEAFVREVLGKKLSKGTKKDLDDISTKTGITLKSCRRQFDNFKRVFKVVEEMRGSLVDNIQQHFLLSDRLARDYAAIVFFANNRFETGKKKLQYLSFGDFAFCAELMIQNWTLGAVGEAPTDPDSQVDDMDVDLDKEFLQDLKELKALVADKDLLDLHKSLVCTALRGKLGVFSEMETNFKNLSRGLVNVAAKLTHNKDVRDIFVDLVEKFVEPCRSDHWPLSDVRLFLNQYSASVHSLDGFRHQALWDRYMGTLRGCLLRLYHD; this is encoded by the exons ATGACCAGCGAACTAGACATTTTCGTGGGGAACACGACCCTTATAGATGAAGACGTGTATCGCCTCTGGCTGGATGGTTACTCGG TGAACGATGCAGTGGCTCGGCGAGTACGCGCCGGCATCTTGGAGCAGACAGGAGCCACCACAGGAGTGCTGCAGAGCGACACCATGGACCACTACCGCACCTTTCACATGCTTGAGCGTCTGCTGCACGCACCGCCTAAACTACTGCACCAGCTAATCTTCCAGATTCCCCCCTCCCGACAGGCACTCCTCATCGAGAG GTACTACACCTTTGACGAGGCCTTTGTTCGGGAGGTCTTGGGCAAGAAGCTGTCCAAGGGTACCAAGAAGGACCTGGATGACATCAGCACCAAAACAGGAATTACTCTCAAGAGCTGCCGGAGGCAG TTTGACAACTTTAAACGCGTCTTCAAGGTGGTGGAAGAAATGCGGGGCTCCCTGGTGGATAACATTCAGCAGCACTTCCTTCTCTCTGACAGATTAGCCAG GGATTACGCAGCCATCGTCTTTTTTGCCAACAACCGCtttgaaacaggaaagaaaaagctgCAGTACCTGAGCTTTGGCGACTTTGCCTTCTGTGCGGAGCTTATGATCCAGAACTGGACCCTTGGAGCCGTCGGTGAGGCCCCCACTGACCCAG ACTCTCAGGTGGACGACATGGATGTGGACTTAGATAAGGAGTTTCTCCAAGACTTGAAGGAGCTCAAGGCTCTAGTAGCTGACAAGGACCTCCTAGACTTGCACAAGAG CCTGGTGTGCACTGCGCTCCGGGGAAAGCTGGGTGTCTTCTCTGAGATGGAAACCAACTTCAAG AATCTGTCCCGGGGGCTGGTGAATGTGGCTGCCAAGCTGACCCACAATAAGGATGTTAGAGACATATTTGTGGACCTCGTGGAGAAG TTTGTGGAACCCTGCCGCTCTGACCACTGGCCACTGAGTGACGTGCGGCTCTTCCTCAACCAGTATTCAGCATCTGTCCACTCCCTGGATGGCTTCCG GCACCAGGCCCTCTGGGACCGATACATGGGCACCCTCCGTGGCTGCCTTCTGCGCCTCTACCATGATTAA